One part of the Ornithodoros turicata isolate Travis chromosome 2, ASM3712646v1, whole genome shotgun sequence genome encodes these proteins:
- the LOC135383918 gene encoding uncharacterized protein LOC135383918 produces MALDLRNVVVNLKALSVTSAAVDACKLALAITTLVRLQPNRGYVFLAALGPWSLATKIVIVVASMVGYVLVFYGAAKDDRRFLLIAAVIFAVSVIFRCMFMVEGALVVVQEDITATITASTASMTPTGAGLYFAHQAPHTTPVDNVPVISVANPMSTTFRILQVNVIHACSIAVHIIFFIVLRKYVRCSKLKLRPEDVPPSTRT; encoded by the exons ATGGCACTAGACCTGCGCAATGTTGTGGTCAACCTCAAAGCCCTGTCGGTGACCAGTGCCGCAGTGGACGCGTGCAAACTGGCACTGGCCATAACGACGCTTGTCCGCCTTCAGCCCAACCGTGGCTACGTATTCTTGGCAGCGTTGGGACCCTGGTCATTGGCCACCAAGATAGTCATCGTAGTCGCCAGTATGGTGGGTTACGTGCTCGTCTTCTACGGAGCTGCTAAGGATGACCGTCGATTTTTACTGATAGCTGCGGTAATATTCGCTGTCTCGGTAATATTCCGTTGTATGTTTATGGTTGAGGGCGCCCTTGTGGTTGTGCAAGAAGACATCACCGCAACGATAACAGCATCGACCGCGTCTATGACTCCTACAG GTGCTGGCCTGTACTTCGCCCATCAAGCGCCCCACACAACACCGGTTGACAACGTGCCCGTGATCAGTGTCGCCAACCCCATGTCGACGACTTTCCGTATCCTGCAAGTGAACGTCATCCACGCCTGTTCCATCGCGGTCCACATCATTTTCTTCATCGTTCTTCGCAAGTACGTGCGCTGCTCCAAGCTGAAACTTCGACCAGAAGACGTGCCACCATCTACGAGGACATGA